The proteins below come from a single Ruegeria sp. SCSIO 43209 genomic window:
- a CDS encoding DUF6280 family protein, producing the protein MRDFVDGTAFNNEQGNRARKLFAAVVLAALDDAIADDKKYGNGPEQIARWARSRDGREVLSCAGIDPNERVVGGLMEFVGRGVRTSVALSREESERRNAAQQAEAA; encoded by the coding sequence ATGAGAGATTTCGTTGACGGCACTGCCTTTAACAACGAACAAGGCAATCGTGCACGCAAACTTTTCGCAGCCGTTGTACTGGCTGCTCTGGATGATGCCATCGCCGACGACAAGAAGTATGGCAACGGACCGGAACAAATTGCCCGTTGGGCACGTTCGCGCGATGGGCGCGAAGTACTATCGTGCGCCGGCATCGACCCCAATGAGCGGGTTGTAGGCGGGCTGATGGAATTTGTTGGTCGCGGCGTACGGACGTCCGTCGCCCTGTCCCGCGAAGAAAGCGAACGCCGGAATGCGGCTCAGCAGGCCGAAGCTGCCTGA